Part of the Candidatus Saccharibacteria bacterium genome, TTCATCTGCGACCTCCTTCCTCGCTCCTCGTTAGAAAAAAATGTAAACACTTTTTTCTAACTGCGGGGCTGCGTACGCCTGAACCGGTTTCCGGTTAAGGATCCTGCCGGAGCACAACAAATAAAAAACACCTAGGTAAACCAGGTGTTTTTTATTTGGCGGGCCCGACCGGATTCGAACCGGCGATCTTCTCCGTGACAGGGAGACGTGATAGGCCTCTTCACTACGAGCCCGCATTCGTCATTTAGACTTGATAAATCGTACCAATATTTATCCCTGTAGGCAACCAAAATACCTCTGTTTGTTACATATCATCACTTGAAGTGGTAAACTAGTGAAGAATAAAATTGTAGGAGCAGGAGATTGTTTAAGGCTATTTCTAATAGTAGAAAGAAGGGGATTATTAAAAGTAATCTGAACCTTTTTTTAATTTCCGCTGCGTTGCTAGTGCTAGTTGTTTGTGCGGTATTTATAATTATTTCATATTTACGAGCTGGATCTCCGCTTAATCTGCGCTATAGCACACTTGAAGGCCCCTACGACAGAGGAGAATGGTATAGGGTGTTCCTTGTTCCAGTTTTTATGATTTTTTCTTTTCTGGCGTCCTTAAAGATTAGTTCTAAATTACTTAGCATCGATAAGCCGAATTTTGTGTCAGCGCTGCTTACAACTCAACTCTTTATTTTCTTGCTATTTTTAGTAAGTTGTCTTCAGTTTTTGAATTACTCACAGATCTAGCCACAAACCCTTTTTTATCTGTTATTCATCTGTTACAATAACGTGGATTCAAAATACAGGAGAAAATAGATGGATGACGTGACATTAAGTGTGTCTGCTCGCTCAACCAAAGGGAGTAAATTCAGACAAACCAGCCAGGACGTTCCAGGTGTAGTTTACGGAAAAGACCAAGAACCACTAACCGTGAGTGTGCCAGTTAACGTTTTGAAAAAAACATTCAACTTAGTTGGTGGTAGTAAAGTAATTGACTTAAAAATAGAAGAACAAGAGCCAATTAAGGTGTTGTTTCAAGATGTTCAGCATGACCCAGTTAGCGGTGAACCAATCCACTTTGATATGTACGCGGTGACCCTTGGTCAAAAAATGCGAACAGAAGTGCCGCTTCACTTTGAGGGTGAGCCTGCTCCTGTTGCTACCGGCGAGGCAGTGCTTGTTACTATTAAGGATATGATTGAAGTTGAGGCAAACCCACTTGATCTACCTGAAAACATTACTGTAAATCTAGAAAGCTTAACTGAAATTGGTCAAACCATATCTGTTGGCGATCTTTCTGTTGCTGGAGATGTAGAGATTATCTCTGACGCCGACGAAGCTGTTGCTAAGTTAGACGTTCCTCGAGCTGAAGAAGAGCCTGAAGAGACCGATGGCGAAGAAGAGGCTGGTGATGAGTCTGAAGAAGGTGAGTCTTCTTCAGAGGACGAGTCTACCGACAGTAGCGACTAGGTTATTTATTTAGAAACTATCAAAACGTAGCGCGGCTTTTTTGTCGTAGTTACGCAGTGATTCAGCAACCACTTTATGTAGCTGGCTTGAATATATAGTTGACTTAGGGGTGACACTAATATGTGCAACTATATTTTGGCCGAGCATATCTATTTCATCCCCCTGAAGGGTAGCCGCGGCAAGGGCTTTGTCGATGCTCCGTAGTAGTTTGTAGTAAGAAAAGTGCTCTTGTTTCCCAGAGCGCTTAATAACACGCACTTGACTAAGGTCGGGTGCTTCTTTAGTTGTAAACAGTTGCTTACACTGAGCACACGACCTTCTGCGCCATATATGGTTAAAAGTTTTTGGTTTTCGCGAATTAACAACGTTGGTCTGGTTGTGAGAGCAGTATAAGCAGTTCATGACAACATATTGACATCATACTATTATTTTTACCAGTGGAAATGTGTGGATTACTCGTGGGATAAGTGGGATCTACTACTGTTGTTTCTTGGATTTTCGGTTTAGTCGAGTCTTAATAGACGCGCTTTTGTTGCTCGTAAGTTCCTCGTAAAAAAGAGGAAAGTTAAGTAGCTTGCTGGATTTCTTTATATCATTCATAGGATAATAAATTAACATAAAAACAAATAAAACACAAGCAGAACATACATAACTAGCACAGCTGTACTAGTATGACAATGCTAGTAATAAAATCATCGTTTGTTCTTTTTTATTTCCTGCTACAATTATCCAGATACAGGATCCGTAGCTCAGTTGGCTAGAGCGCTTCATTGACGTTGAAGAGGCCAGAGGTTCAAGTCCTCTCGGATCCACCAAGCTACGACATAGATTAACCACCTATTGAGCTCGCTTATAGCTAGACTGAGCGTTATCAGATGCACAATGAGTATAATGTCCGGTGGAACCTCCTTGAAGTAGTACGACAAGGACCGAGACACGCGAAAACAGCACGTAATGGATAGTGGCTGAATAGCGTGTTATTTTTATATAAGACAGCAGTAAAGGGGAAAACAATGGGCGATAGTAGTAAAAACCTAGAAGCAATGCGACACAGTCTGGCGCATATCACGGCTGCTGCAGTTCAGAAACTATGGCCTGACGCAAAATTTGGCGTCGGACCGGTGGTAGACAATGGCTATTATTACGACATAGACCTCGGTGATATACAGATTTCCGAAGACGATTTTAAAAAAATCACCAAAGAAATGAAAAAAATTATTTCAGAAGATCAAACATTCGAAAAATTAACTATGCCAATTGACGAGGCGATTAACTGGGCGAAAGAAACAAAGCAAGACTATAAGCTAGAGTTGCTACATGATTTACAGCGAGACGGCACAACATCCGCTAAAGACATAGACAAGGAACAGCTTGGAATAGGTTCAGAAAGCAGTAAAGTTGACAACGTTTCTTTTTATAAGAATGGTGATTTTACCGACCTTTGTAGGGGGCCTCATGTTGAGTCTACTGGCATGGTTGGGGCGTTTAAACTTACTAAAGTTGCTGGAGCATATTGGCGAGGCGATGAAACCAAGTCGCAAATGCAGCGGCTGTACGGGATTGCTTTTGAAACTAAAGAGGACTTAGCTAATTTTCAAAAAGCACAAGAAGAGGCAAAGAAACGCGACCATAGAAAACTCGGTAAGGAGCTCGACTTGTTTACCTTCAGCGATCTTGTTGGGTCCGGCCTACCTCTGTTTACTCCGCGTGGAACTGTAGTTAAGAATCTACTGTCCCGCTTAAGCACTCAGCTTCGTTCGCAAATTGGCTTTAAGGAAGTATCGATCCCACACATCACTAAGCAAGACTTGTACGAAACTTCTGGCCACTGGAGTAAATTCGGCGACGAACTATTTCTTGTAAAAAGTCAGGAAACGTCCGATCAAATGGCCTTGAAGCCAATGAACTGTCCACATCATACTCAGATTTACGCCAGTAAACCGCGGAGCTATAAAGACCTGCCGATCATGTACCAGGAAAATACTGTGCAGTATAGAGACGAAAAATCAGGCGAATTACACGGTTTGTCGAGAGTGCGTTCTATTTCAATCGACGACAACCATGCGTTTGTACGCCCAGATCAGATTGAAGGTAT contains:
- a CDS encoding 50S ribosomal protein L25 — encoded protein: MDDVTLSVSARSTKGSKFRQTSQDVPGVVYGKDQEPLTVSVPVNVLKKTFNLVGGSKVIDLKIEEQEPIKVLFQDVQHDPVSGEPIHFDMYAVTLGQKMRTEVPLHFEGEPAPVATGEAVLVTIKDMIEVEANPLDLPENITVNLESLTEIGQTISVGDLSVAGDVEIISDADEAVAKLDVPRAEEEPEETDGEEEAGDESEEGESSSEDESTDSSD
- the nrdR gene encoding transcriptional repressor NrdR, whose translation is MNCLYCSHNQTNVVNSRKPKTFNHIWRRRSCAQCKQLFTTKEAPDLSQVRVIKRSGKQEHFSYYKLLRSIDKALAAATLQGDEIDMLGQNIVAHISVTPKSTIYSSQLHKVVAESLRNYDKKAALRFDSF
- a CDS encoding threonine--tRNA ligase; amino-acid sequence: MGDSSKNLEAMRHSLAHITAAAVQKLWPDAKFGVGPVVDNGYYYDIDLGDIQISEDDFKKITKEMKKIISEDQTFEKLTMPIDEAINWAKETKQDYKLELLHDLQRDGTTSAKDIDKEQLGIGSESSKVDNVSFYKNGDFTDLCRGPHVESTGMVGAFKLTKVAGAYWRGDETKSQMQRLYGIAFETKEDLANFQKAQEEAKKRDHRKLGKELDLFTFSDLVGSGLPLFTPRGTVVKNLLSRLSTQLRSQIGFKEVSIPHITKQDLYETSGHWSKFGDELFLVKSQETSDQMALKPMNCPHHTQIYASKPRSYKDLPIMYQENTVQYRDEKSGELHGLSRVRSISIDDNHAFVRPDQIEGIAEKIITAAVELYEVIGMDLRFRLSFRDDAEGYLGDIENWEQAQDRLVQLAKANNLDYFIEEGEAAFYGPKIDFIVSDALGRDWQVATLQLDFVQPERFGLEYVDEDGQKQTPVMIHTALLGSAERFLSVYIEHTNGKFPFWLAPEQIRILTINDEVADYVDKITSILDSVALMKPLKYNELRYEVDNRSESLGKKIREARKQRVPMLFIVGPKDKDSDVVSVRVGENEEVVPLAELRSFVEKGHV